The Faecalibacterium prausnitzii genome includes a window with the following:
- a CDS encoding DJ-1 family glyoxalase III, with the protein MSKAVVFFADGTEECEALLVVDLLRRAKVEVIVASAMGRRELVSSHNIHLTADALAEEVDYSDVDMVVLPGGIPGTPNLAANKTVTDTCTAFARAGRKVAAICAAPSILASLGLLEGRNATAHAGFQDKLAGAVVHDEEVVVDGSITTSYGLGGAIPFALELVRQLAGPAEADRIQNAIAYRH; encoded by the coding sequence ATGAGCAAAGCAGTTGTCTTTTTCGCCGATGGCACCGAGGAGTGTGAGGCATTGCTGGTGGTGGACCTTCTCCGCCGCGCCAAAGTCGAGGTCATCGTGGCGTCTGCCATGGGCCGCAGGGAGCTGGTCAGCAGCCATAACATCCACCTGACCGCCGACGCTCTGGCCGAAGAGGTGGATTATTCCGACGTGGACATGGTCGTCCTGCCCGGCGGCATCCCCGGCACCCCGAACCTTGCCGCCAACAAGACCGTGACCGACACCTGCACCGCCTTTGCCAGGGCAGGCCGGAAGGTGGCGGCCATCTGCGCGGCCCCCAGCATCCTGGCTTCGCTGGGCCTGCTGGAGGGTCGGAACGCCACCGCCCACGCCGGGTTCCAGGACAAGCTGGCCGGGGCCGTCGTCCACGACGAAGAGGTCGTGGTGGATGGCAGCATCACCACCAGCTACGGTCTCGGCGGCGCCATCCCCTTTGCGCTGGAGCTGGTCCGCCAGCTGGCCGGCCCGGCGGAAGCTGACCGCATCCAAAACGCCATCGCCTATCGGCACTGA
- a CDS encoding twin-arginine translocase TatA/TatE family subunit translates to MRIGPQELIIVLIIVLVIFGPKNLPKLGKMFGKTMKNFKEGMDDVDDNGEVKKTETQSEDKAEKKDEE, encoded by the coding sequence ATGAGAATCGGACCTCAGGAGCTTATCATCGTTCTGATCATCGTTCTGGTCATCTTTGGACCCAAGAACCTGCCGAAGCTGGGCAAGATGTTCGGCAAGACCATGAAGAACTTCAAGGAAGGCATGGACGACGTCGATGACAACGGCGAAGTCAAGAAGACCGAGACCCAGTCTGAGGACAAGGC
- a CDS encoding YerC/YecD family TrpR-related protein, translated as MAKDHPTGESGLYSALLELKTPEECYRFLQDVCSYAELSAMEQRYNIAEKLVSKQSYTSIMGNIGASSAIISRVSRVISREDSVLRRLLEEKAEAPTEE; from the coding sequence ATGGCAAAAGATCATCCCACCGGAGAGTCCGGCCTGTATTCGGCACTGCTGGAACTGAAAACGCCGGAAGAATGCTATCGCTTTTTGCAGGATGTGTGCAGCTACGCCGAGCTGAGTGCAATGGAGCAGCGCTACAACATCGCAGAAAAGCTGGTCAGCAAGCAGAGCTACACCAGCATCATGGGCAACATCGGCGCGTCCAGCGCCATCATCAGCCGGGTCAGCCGGGTCATCAGCAGGGAGGACAGCGTGCTGCGCCGCCTGCTGGAAGAAAAGGCCGAGGCACCCACCGAGGAATAA
- a CDS encoding fumarylacetoacetate hydrolase family protein, translating into MRFVTCRLPDGIEDPAILSADGRQVWPLSWLGLRYETLSDAIPFLTPQVRAGLSLAIAGIPALPIEAVTLESPIPVPAQDVICLGINYMAHSDEAEKYSADAFATRHQNAIYFSKRVTRAVPDGGFIEAHTDLVKKLDYECELAVVLGRDAKDVPAGQTKDVVFGYTILNDVSARDVQTAHKQWYFGKSLDGFTPIGPCIVTADEFETYPPRLGIRSFVNGEKRQDSNTGLQIFDIDHVIAELSQGMTLKAGTLIATGTPAGVGMGMDPPQFLVPGDVVRCEIDGIGTLTNPVR; encoded by the coding sequence ATGCGCTTTGTCACCTGCCGTCTGCCGGACGGCATCGAAGACCCGGCCATCCTGTCGGCAGATGGCCGTCAGGTCTGGCCGCTGAGCTGGCTGGGCCTGCGCTATGAGACGCTGTCCGACGCCATCCCGTTCCTGACCCCGCAGGTGCGGGCGGGCCTGTCGCTGGCCATTGCGGGTATCCCGGCCCTGCCCATCGAGGCCGTCACGCTGGAAAGCCCCATCCCGGTCCCGGCGCAGGACGTCATCTGCCTGGGCATCAACTACATGGCCCACTCGGACGAGGCGGAAAAGTATTCCGCCGACGCCTTTGCGACCCGGCATCAGAATGCCATCTACTTTTCCAAGCGGGTCACGCGGGCGGTGCCGGACGGCGGCTTCATCGAGGCCCACACCGACCTTGTGAAGAAGCTGGACTACGAATGCGAGCTGGCTGTGGTGCTGGGCAGAGATGCCAAAGATGTGCCTGCCGGGCAGACGAAGGACGTCGTCTTCGGCTACACCATCCTGAACGACGTCTCGGCCCGCGATGTCCAGACGGCCCACAAGCAGTGGTATTTCGGCAAGAGTCTGGACGGCTTCACACCCATCGGGCCCTGCATCGTCACGGCGGACGAGTTCGAGACCTATCCGCCCAGACTGGGCATCCGCAGCTTCGTCAATGGCGAGAAGCGGCAGGACTCCAACACCGGCCTGCAGATTTTTGACATCGACCACGTCATCGCGGAGCTTTCGCAGGGGATGACCCTGAAGGCGGGCACCCTCATCGCCACCGGCACCCCGGCGGGCGTCGGCATGGGGATGGACCCGCCGCAGTTCCTCGTCCCCGGCGATGTCGTGCGGTGCGAGATCGACGGCATCGGAACCCTGACGAACCCAGTCCGTTGA